In Malania oleifera isolate guangnan ecotype guangnan chromosome 8, ASM2987363v1, whole genome shotgun sequence, a single window of DNA contains:
- the LOC131161972 gene encoding uncharacterized protein LOC131161972, giving the protein MGRFSARKALKNVTQKFRLKKEVKTAHDFVSFWVKIIPQQFCAEAERLSVEEAIRKSGGDVHVGNFLPNRTLIPDGVKDDHHGDDDDFPTPKDFRVNLDANHKTIADSHRAVESKIWRVIRFRKFNISFDLDLQKRSH; this is encoded by the coding sequence ATGGGGAGATTTTCTGCCCGCAAGGCCTTGAAGAATGTCACACAGAAATTTCGATTGAAGAAGGAAGTTAAAACTGCCCATGATTTTGTATCTTTTTGGGTCAAGATTATTCCACAGCAGTTTTGTGCGGAGGCTGAGAGGCTCTCAGTTGAGGAGGCCATTCGTAAATCGGGTGGAGATGTTCATGTTGGAAATTTCCTTCCCAATAGGACATTGATCCCTGATGGTGTGAAGGATGACCAtcatggtgatgatgatgatttcCCCACTCCGAAGGATTTTCGAGTCAACTTGGATGCCAACCACAAGACTATAGCTGATTCCCATCGAGCTGTGGAATCGAAAATCTGGAGGGTTATCCGGTTTAGAAAGTTTAATATCAGTTTCGATTTAGATTTGCAGAAGCGAAGTCACTGA